One Deltaproteobacteria bacterium PRO3 genomic region harbors:
- a CDS encoding nucleotidyltransferase family protein — protein sequence MTPKLEPKILRHRAEILNLAAKHGIKNLRVFGSFARGEAKEDSDLDLLVELEPERSLLDRIGFLQDVEDLLGRKVDVVNERALHWYIRDRVLNEAVPL from the coding sequence ATGACTCCGAAACTTGAGCCGAAAATCCTCCGACATAGGGCCGAAATTCTCAATTTGGCCGCCAAGCATGGCATCAAAAACCTCCGGGTCTTCGGCTCCTTTGCTCGCGGCGAGGCGAAGGAAGACAGCGACCTCGATCTTCTGGTTGAATTGGAGCCCGAACGCAGCCTCTTGGACCGAATCGGTTTTCTTCAGGATGTCGAGGATCTTTTGGGAAGAAAAGTGGATGTCGTCAACGAACGGGCCTTGCACTGGTACATTCGCGACCGCGTCTTAAATGAAGCCGTTCCCTTATGA